From Argopecten irradians isolate NY chromosome 12, Ai_NY, whole genome shotgun sequence, one genomic window encodes:
- the LOC138336316 gene encoding metabotropic glutamate receptor-like produces the protein MEIPYHSRLVWGVVLILFYKTYLFDSVITFRGNDTGKLSRSDESANVKGDIILGGLFPVHQKGDDGAECGAINIQRGVQRLEAMLFTVDRINSDPDVLPGIVLGAEIFDTCSRGTYALERSLEFIRASFANLDSADFKCDDGSEAKANATPRAIAGVIGGSYSSVSIQVANLLRLFKLPQISYASTSADLSDKKRYDYFVRTVPPDGFQAKAMADIVQLFNWTYVSTVASEGDYGQSGIESFQNEARARNICISISIKIISNSNQETFDKAIEGLHGKKNAMIVVLFLRVEDARNLLLAAKRKKLYNRFTWIASDGWGMQDKPVVGNEDIAEGAMTIELDSTLIPEFDTYFLKLKPETNTRNPWFEEYWETVHECKFWTQGNTDQNIRRNCTGREKRPDVYQQETKVQFIYNAVYAMALSLDRMHRDVCPGTTKLCENMKKIDGERLLKEYILNTSFNDGYGAMVQFDSKGDALGRYRIMNYQKNPKTNKYEYVVVGNWSMSLQLDVDRLVWSSGTSGVIPESRCSEPCSFDQYKYIGKSGDSCCWVCITCQDFEYLKDEFTCEDCGRGRWPNKDKRDCHVLPKQYMQWDSVYSLVPMVLACVGLIATLVVILTFMKFHDTPVVMASGRELSYFLLSGCLMCYFITFILIAKPSTIMCAIQRFGVGFGFSVIYSSLLTKTNRISRIFDSARRSARRPPFISPKSQIVITCILILIQILFTIVWLVIEPPGTRIYLPNGKRNEVILKCKTDDISFLVSLMYNMLLIIVCTLYAVKTRKIPENFNESKFIGFAMYTTCIIWLAFVPIYFGTLNSFQVQITTLCISISLSATVALLCLFTPKMYIIVFQPEKNVRRLTMNSASYNKKPQTTTSSILTSNNHDAFSERIKLSVNYDQRFGVTTTAEKDDKSKDTPASSL, from the exons ATGGAAATCCCGTACCACTCTCGTCTTGTGTGGGGCGTAGTTCTTATTCTATTCTACAAAACTTACCTGTTCGATTCCGTCATAACATTCCGTGGAAATGACACAGGTAAACTTTCGCGCTCTGACGAGTCTGCAAACGTGAAAGGAGACATCATCCTTGGCGGGTTGTTCCCTGTTCACCAGAAAGGGGACGATGGTGCCGAATGTGGCGCTATCAACATCCAACGTGGAGTACAGCGTCTCGAAGCAATGCTTTTTACGGTTGACCGAATCAATTCGGACCCGGATGTTCTTCCAGGGATTGTGCTCGGAGCTGAGATTTTCGACACGTGTTCAAGAGGTACCTATGCCCTTGAGAGATCTCTGGAATTCATACGAGCTTCCTTTGCTAATCTGGATAGTGCCGATTTTAAATGTGATGATGGCTCAGAAGCCAAAGCTAATGCAACACCCCGTGCTATTGCGGGCGTCATTGGGGGTTCATACAGCAGTGTTTCCATACAGGTAGCTAATCTTCTCCGATTGTTCAAATTGCCCCAGATCAGTTACGCGTCAACTAGCGCGGACCTTAGCGACAAAAAGCGGTATGATTATTTTGTGAGGACGGTCCCGCCAGATGGTTTCCAAGCTAAAGCAATGGCGGACATCGTCCAACTGTTTAACTGGACGTACGTATCAACGGTCGCTTCGGAGGGAGATTACGGACAGTCAGGAATAGAGTCATTCCAAAACGAGGCTAGAGccagaaatatttgtatttcaatatcaattaaGATAATTTCCAATTCGAACCAAGAAACTTTTGACAAAGCTATAGAGGGTTTACATGGTAAGAAAAACGCTATGATTGTAGTTTTATTTCTTCGTGTGGAAGATGCGCGAAATTTGTTGCTAGCAGCGAAGCGGAAAAAACTTTATAATCGTTTTACGTGGATTGCGAGTGACGGTTGGGGTATGCAGGATAAACCCGTGGTGGGGAATGAAGATATAGCGGAAGGGGCAATGACTATAGAATTAGATTCAACACTTATTCCGGAATTTGATACTTATTTTTTGAAACTTAAACCGGAAACAAATACAAGAAATCCATGGTTCGAAGAATACTGGGAGACAGTACATGAGTGTAAATTTTGGACACAAGGTAATACTGACCAAAACATTAGAAGGAATTGTACGGGCCGAGAGAAAAGACCCGACGTTTACCAACAGGAAACAAAGGTGCAGTTTATATACAATGCCGTTTATGCCATGGCGCTATCCTTGGATCGGATGCACCGAGACGTGTGTCCAGGCACGACAAAACTctgtgaaaatatgaaaaaaattgacgGGGAGCGTCTCCTTAAAGAATACATTTTAAACACATCCTTTAATG atGGTTACGGTGCTATGGTCCAGTTTGATTCCAAGGGAGATGCGCTGGGCCGTTACCGGATCATGAACTACCAGAAGAACCCAAAGACCAACAAATACGAATACGTCGTAGTGGGCAACTGGTCAATGTCCTTACAACTGGACGTCGATCGTCTCGTGTGGTCATCTGGAACGTCCGGGGTCATCCCTGAGTCCAGGTGTAGTGAACCGTGTAGTTTTGACCAGTACAAATACATAGGGAAGTCGGGAGATTCTTGTTGCTGGGTTTGCATAACGTGCCAGGATTTTGAATACCTTAAGGATGAATTCACGTGTGAAGATTGTGGTCGAGGAAGATGGCCAAATAAGGATAAAAGGGATTGCCACGTGCTTCCGAAACAGTACATGCAATGGGATTCGGTATATTCTCTTGTTCCTATGGTATTGGCATGCGTCGGTCTTATCGCAACACTCGTTGTTATTCTCACATTTATGAAGTTTCACGATACACCAGTTGTCATGGCATCCGGAAGAGAATTGAGCTACTTCCTTTTGTCTGGATGTTTGATGTGCTATTTTATAACGTTTATTCTAATTGCCAAACCTTCGACTATAATGTGCGCCATACAGAGGTTCGGAGTAGGTTTCGGATTCTCAGTGATATATTCATCTTTATTAACGAAAACAAATCGAATATCGAGAATATTTGATAGCGCTAGGCGGTCGGCAAGGAGACCCCCTTTCATCAGTCCTAAATCACAAATTGttataacatgtattttaattcTAATTCAGATTTTATTCACTATTGTGTGGCTTGTCATAGAACCACCGGGCACACGTATTTACTTACCGAACGGTAAGAGGAACGAAGTGATTCTAAAATGTAAAACGGACGACATATCCTTCCTCGTGTCCCTAATGTATAACATGTTGTTAATCATTGTGTGTACTCTTTATGCCGTAAAGACGAGGAAAATTCCGGAGAATTTTAATGAGTCCAAGTTCATTGGATTTGCTATGTACACTACTTGTATTATTTGGCTTGCCTTCGTTCCCATCTACTTTGGAACCCTCAATTCTTTCCAG GTCCAGATCACCACCCTGTGTATCTCGATCAGCCTGAGTGCTACTGTGGCCCTCCTGTGTTTGTTTACACCGAAAATGTACATTATCGTCTTCCAACCCGAGAAGAATGTGCGTCGCCTCACCATGAACTCGGCGAGTTACAACAAGAAGCCACAAACCACCACTAGTTCCATACTCACCAGTAACAATCATG ATGCGTTTTCAGAGAGAATCAAGCTGAGTGTGAATTATGACCAAAGGTTCGGTGTAACGACCACGGCGGAGAAGGATGATAAAAGCAAGGACACCCCGGCGTCATCTCTATAA